From Nicotiana tabacum cultivar K326 chromosome 22, ASM71507v2, whole genome shotgun sequence, one genomic window encodes:
- the LOC107777740 gene encoding uncharacterized protein LOC107777740, with translation MARPLSTIFKSTKPHILKPQKPTNFESLKSANLKITSSSNPIAFSSSSSKLKKTRKCDAANSQLSSSSNPLGNGSEISTSCKLPASHSTESNNNSRKCKKIKSLWCVYLILSTNPPIKTYVGVTTNFSRRLKQHNGEIKGGAKASRSGRPWICACLIRGFEGRSEACAFESKWKQVSRRLPRKRKTTEEQKPEDNGSSVLLQHRHAALNRVQCLIDCSHLNIDWKSNISDLIS, from the exons ATGGCTCGGCCCTTATCAACAATCTTCAAATCAACGAAACCCCATATTCTGAAACCACAAAAACCCACAAATTTTGAATCCTTGAAGTCTGCTAACCTAAAAATTACCTCTTCTTCAAATCCAATAGCATTTTCCTCAAGTTCcagcaaattgaagaaaacaagaaagtgTGATGCTGCAAACTCACAGCTTTCCTCTTCTTCAAATCCCTTAGGAAATGGGTCGGAAATATCAACGAGCTGTAAATTGCCAGCTTCACATTCAACGGAATccaataataattcaagaaaatgcaaaaaaatcaAGTCTTTATGGTGTGTATATCTTATTCTCTCCACAAATCCACCTATTAAGACCTATGTTGGTGTTACTACCAATTTCTCTCGTCG ATTGAAACAACATAATGGTGAAATAAAAGGGGGTGCAAAGGCATCCCGCTCGGGAAGACCTTGGATTTGTGCCTGCCTCATTCGAGGATTTGAGGGAAGAAGTGAAG CTTGTGCGTTTGAATCAAAATGGAAACAAGTTTCAAGAAGACTGCCTCGTAAAAGGAAGACTACTGAGGAGCAGAAGCCAGAAGACAATGGATCTTCTGTATTATTGCAGCATAGACATGCAGCTCTGAATCGCGTTCAATGTTTGATCGACTGCAGTCACTTAAATATTGATTGGAAGTCTAACATTTCTGATTTAATAAGTTGA